In Deinococcus ruber, the following are encoded in one genomic region:
- a CDS encoding NAD(P)-dependent oxidoreductase yields MNQQKTFLVFGASGQTGQHFVSLALREGHTVRALVRNLAKLATRHPNLDVRQGDVTDIPDLDELLQDVDFVICMLGNAEVQKTTKMNTAFVKQLIPAMRRKGVKRFLYQAGGLSKPPHRRLAPLFWLIRNTVARSYLGQHQDNDAVMEYLAETASDIEWMVHRAGIGSNGPSRGVLKRSDRAFSIATFKDCATYNYRILMDPSAVHTYDQSCYQKS; encoded by the coding sequence ATGAATCAACAGAAAACGTTTCTGGTCTTTGGGGCCAGCGGTCAAACCGGACAGCATTTTGTCTCCCTCGCGCTCAGGGAGGGGCACACCGTCAGGGCGCTGGTCCGAAATCTTGCGAAACTCGCCACCAGGCATCCGAATCTGGATGTCCGGCAGGGAGACGTTACAGACATCCCAGACCTTGATGAGCTCCTGCAAGATGTCGACTTTGTCATCTGCATGCTCGGAAACGCCGAGGTACAGAAAACAACCAAGATGAATACGGCCTTCGTGAAGCAACTGATTCCCGCCATGCGGCGCAAGGGGGTCAAGCGATTTCTGTACCAGGCGGGCGGCCTGAGCAAACCTCCCCATCGACGTCTCGCACCCCTGTTCTGGCTGATTCGAAACACCGTGGCCCGCAGCTATCTTGGTCAACATCAGGACAACGATGCGGTGATGGAGTATCTGGCCGAAACTGCCAGTGATATCGAATGGATGGTCCACCGCGCTGGGATTGGCTCGAACGGACCGTCTAGAGGGGTGCTCAAACGGTCAGACCGCGCCTTCAGCATCGCGACCTTCAAAGACTGCGCGACTTACAACTACCGAATCCTGATGGACCCATCCGCCGTCCATACGTATGACCAGAGCTGTTACCAGAAAAGCTGA
- a CDS encoding zinc-binding alcohol dehydrogenase family protein — protein MSSHPPANHAAWFVQRRLTLEVGPAPYTPPRAGELVVRTHAVAVNPVDWLIPLIGRFAYPWLKSPAVLGFDLAGEVVEVGPDVTRFRVGDRVLALAVGTEKDRNTPAEGAFQQHVVVLDRLTCPLPGHLTYEQGAVLPLGLSTAACGLFQKDQLALQYPSATPVPTGQTLLIWGGSTSVGNNAIQLAVAAGYEVVTTASPRNFEHLRALGASQVFDYHSDTVVQDLIAALHGKTLAGALSLASGSAGACMDVLRACKGRKFVSMASTPVSFELLGQHPGSRLLLPRLMGRMLWATAALQLKARRGGIQTRSIWGGSLMNDDIGPLIFETFLPAALAEQRYRAAPEPDVIGHGLKAIQQGLEVQQRGVSARKVVISIAQPFSPL, from the coding sequence ATGTCCAGTCACCCACCTGCCAATCACGCGGCCTGGTTCGTCCAACGCCGTCTCACGCTCGAAGTCGGACCCGCCCCGTACACACCGCCCCGTGCGGGCGAGCTGGTGGTCCGGACCCACGCGGTCGCCGTTAATCCAGTCGACTGGCTGATTCCCCTGATCGGGAGATTCGCGTATCCCTGGCTGAAGTCTCCAGCCGTTCTGGGCTTCGACCTCGCCGGTGAGGTGGTGGAGGTAGGGCCGGACGTTACCCGCTTCCGGGTGGGCGACCGAGTGCTGGCACTGGCTGTCGGCACCGAGAAGGACCGCAATACGCCCGCTGAAGGAGCTTTCCAGCAGCACGTCGTCGTCCTTGACCGGCTCACCTGTCCTCTGCCCGGTCATCTCACCTACGAGCAGGGGGCTGTGCTTCCGCTCGGCCTGTCCACCGCCGCCTGTGGCCTGTTTCAGAAAGACCAGCTGGCCCTTCAGTATCCGTCCGCCACCCCGGTCCCGACCGGCCAGACCCTCCTGATATGGGGAGGTTCGACCAGCGTTGGCAACAATGCCATCCAGCTCGCGGTCGCCGCTGGTTACGAGGTCGTCACGACGGCTTCACCGCGCAACTTTGAACACCTCAGGGCACTCGGTGCCAGTCAGGTATTCGACTACCACAGTGACACCGTGGTGCAGGACCTGATTGCAGCGCTTCACGGCAAGACGCTCGCCGGAGCGCTGTCGCTTGCCAGTGGCTCTGCCGGAGCGTGTATGGACGTGCTGCGGGCATGTAAGGGCCGGAAATTCGTCTCCATGGCGAGTACACCCGTCTCGTTTGAGCTGTTGGGGCAGCATCCAGGGTCCCGCCTGCTGCTGCCGCGCTTGATGGGCCGAATGCTCTGGGCGACCGCCGCCCTCCAACTCAAGGCCCGGCGGGGCGGCATACAGACCAGGTCCATCTGGGGCGGCTCGCTGATGAACGATGACATCGGCCCACTGATCTTCGAAACGTTTCTTCCGGCCGCGCTGGCCGAGCAGCGTTACCGTGCCGCGCCGGAACCGGATGTGATCGGGCACGGTCTTAAGGCCATCCAGCAGGGCCTGGAGGTGCAGCAGCGAGGAGTCTCAGCCAGGAAAGTGGTCATTTCCATCGCACAGCCTTTTTCTCCGCTTTAA
- a CDS encoding TetR family transcriptional regulator has translation MARWQTGAQDRLEQAALALFLEQGFSETTVPQIAARAGLTTRTFFRYFADKREVLFGGDESVPALVQHMLAQAPPEVRPVSLIVSQLASFAETVFGHRHQVLGIRHQIIRTDQGLRERELQKKATLKAAIVDGFVQRGTDELTATLAADLAMMVLGTALARWLTSDGSAPLSTAVAQVLAAFRTLASEVEWTTIP, from the coding sequence ATGGCACGGTGGCAGACAGGCGCACAGGATCGGCTGGAACAGGCCGCACTGGCGCTGTTTCTGGAACAGGGCTTCTCTGAAACCACGGTGCCGCAGATCGCTGCCCGGGCGGGCCTCACCACCCGCACGTTCTTTCGCTATTTCGCCGACAAGCGTGAGGTGCTGTTCGGCGGAGATGAGTCAGTGCCCGCGCTCGTGCAGCACATGCTGGCCCAGGCACCTCCTGAGGTGCGTCCAGTTTCACTGATCGTCTCTCAGCTCGCTTCCTTTGCGGAAACGGTGTTCGGGCATCGCCATCAGGTGCTGGGCATCCGCCACCAGATCATCAGGACAGACCAGGGTCTCCGGGAGCGGGAGCTTCAGAAGAAAGCGACACTCAAAGCGGCCATCGTCGACGGCTTCGTGCAGCGGGGCACCGACGAGCTGACCGCCACGCTGGCCGCCGACCTCGCCATGATGGTACTGGGAACGGCGCTGGCTCGCTGGCTGACCTCAGACGGCTCTGCGCCACTTTCAACAGCTGTGGCACAGGTGCTGGCCGCCTTCAGGACGCTCGCTTCAGAAGTCGAATGGACGACGATTCCCTGA
- a CDS encoding XdhC family protein has protein sequence MERLDVLNGLREARALGEKAALATVVNVIGSAYRREGTVMLVRADGTYTCLISGGCLEGEIVFLAQDVMQDGVPRLQRYNLDEERMFGLGIGCAGEMDIYIEAAADQQHPDEVQERWHLAWKRFELAALLTRLDGSGARLFVTAQEVCGTLGPVQAQAEALARARLAGPHPKAGMVEIEGAAYFLDVNVPPPDLLLFGAAHDSQAVVRLAMLAGFRVRVVDMRAGLLTPELFGQLVIGPRTYVIVMNHHFLLDLASLRRALRSEAAFIGLLGPRSRLEKLAANAEDECAPLSREDLQRIRNPLGLAVGAENTDEVAISVVGELMAASRGFSGSPLAGHAGKIHTPFAPEHSPTTEPLTVAP, from the coding sequence ATGGAGCGGTTGGACGTTCTGAATGGCTTGCGCGAGGCCCGTGCCCTGGGTGAAAAGGCGGCGCTGGCAACAGTGGTCAACGTGATCGGCAGCGCGTATCGCCGTGAAGGAACGGTCATGCTGGTCCGGGCAGACGGCACGTATACCTGCCTGATTTCCGGCGGCTGCCTGGAGGGTGAAATCGTCTTTCTGGCGCAGGACGTGATGCAGGACGGCGTGCCCCGGCTGCAACGCTACAACCTCGACGAGGAGCGGATGTTCGGTCTGGGAATCGGCTGTGCGGGCGAGATGGATATCTACATCGAGGCCGCCGCAGATCAGCAGCACCCCGACGAAGTGCAGGAGCGCTGGCATCTGGCCTGGAAACGCTTTGAACTGGCAGCGCTGCTCACGCGGTTGGACGGTTCCGGGGCACGGCTGTTCGTCACGGCGCAGGAGGTCTGCGGCACACTGGGACCCGTTCAGGCACAGGCCGAAGCGCTGGCCCGTGCGCGGCTTGCCGGGCCTCATCCAAAGGCGGGCATGGTCGAGATTGAGGGTGCAGCCTACTTTCTGGACGTGAATGTCCCCCCACCCGACCTGCTGCTCTTCGGAGCCGCGCATGACAGTCAGGCGGTGGTTCGGCTGGCCATGCTCGCCGGGTTCCGGGTACGGGTGGTCGATATGCGCGCCGGACTGCTGACGCCCGAATTGTTCGGTCAGCTGGTGATTGGTCCACGAACCTACGTGATCGTGATGAACCATCACTTCCTGCTCGACCTCGCCAGCCTGCGCCGAGCTCTGCGCTCGGAGGCCGCCTTTATCGGCCTGCTGGGGCCGCGTTCGCGTCTGGAAAAGCTGGCGGCCAACGCCGAGGATGAGTGTGCGCCACTGAGCCGCGAAGACTTGCAGCGTATTCGCAACCCGCTCGGCCTGGCCGTGGGGGCCGAGAATACCGACGAAGTGGCGATCAGCGTGGTGGGCGAGTTGATGGCCGCCAGCAGGGGCTTTTCTGGCAGTCCACTCGCCGGACACGCAGGCAAGATTCACACACCGTTCGCACCGGAACATTCACCGACCACCGAGCCACTGACAGTAGCACCGTAA
- a CDS encoding FAD binding domain-containing protein, translating to MFPASFEYVRAHSPDEAFDALQKHGYDGRVLAGGQSLIPAMRYRLARPAVLVDINPISELSYLKEEDGFLRIGATTRDAALEFAPWVRERYSLITSVSAVVADPIVRHMGTVVGSVCHNDPAGDWTATALAARGVVVIRGKEGLREVPIDEFLVDSYTTAVEEGEMALELKIPIPDARTQGSYQKIERKVGDYATCAAAVQLSLNEDGTIRQAGIAITAAGPIAMRVAAAEAMLIGQRPTLELLRAASEEAPKIATPNADQRGSAEYKKDMTRVLVGRGLKQALERLGAVSA from the coding sequence ATGTTTCCAGCAAGCTTCGAGTACGTACGTGCCCATTCTCCCGATGAAGCCTTCGATGCGCTCCAGAAGCACGGCTATGACGGCAGAGTCCTGGCCGGGGGGCAGAGTCTGATTCCAGCGATGCGCTACCGCCTGGCACGCCCCGCCGTGCTGGTCGACATCAATCCGATCAGCGAACTGTCTTACCTGAAAGAAGAAGATGGGTTTTTGCGGATCGGTGCGACCACCCGGGACGCGGCTCTCGAATTCGCACCCTGGGTTCGGGAGCGCTACAGCCTGATCACAAGTGTGTCGGCTGTGGTCGCAGACCCCATCGTGAGGCATATGGGAACGGTGGTGGGCAGCGTGTGCCACAACGATCCGGCGGGTGACTGGACGGCCACCGCGCTGGCAGCCCGGGGCGTGGTCGTGATTCGCGGTAAGGAAGGGCTGCGTGAAGTTCCCATCGACGAGTTTCTGGTGGATTCGTATACGACTGCCGTCGAAGAGGGCGAGATGGCGCTGGAACTCAAGATTCCGATTCCCGACGCCCGGACCCAGGGGTCGTATCAGAAGATCGAACGCAAGGTGGGCGATTACGCGACCTGCGCCGCCGCCGTGCAGCTCAGCCTGAACGAGGACGGCACCATCCGGCAGGCGGGCATTGCCATCACCGCCGCCGGTCCCATCGCCATGCGCGTCGCCGCCGCCGAAGCCATGCTGATCGGACAGCGGCCCACGCTGGAACTGCTGCGGGCTGCCAGCGAGGAAGCGCCCAAGATCGCCACGCCCAACGCCGACCAGCGCGGCAGCGCCGAGTACAAGAAGGACATGACCCGCGTGCTGGTCGGGCGCGGGCTGAAGCAGGCACTGGAACGCCTGGGAGCGGTGAGCGCATGA
- a CDS encoding (2Fe-2S)-binding protein: protein MTKTQNMEALGADFAGIDVPNIVTVSIRINGKVVTRAVPSRMLLVHFIREEAGLTGTHVGCDSSSCGVCTVLLDGSTPVKSCTMFAVMAHGRDVKTVESLAVGGTLHPVQQAFWDQHGLQCGYCTPGMMMTALALLERNPNPSEHDIREGLSGNLCRCTGYNNIVKAVQQAAGAMSASSAADPSAADD from the coding sequence ATGACCAAAACGCAGAACATGGAAGCCCTGGGAGCCGATTTCGCAGGCATCGACGTGCCGAACATCGTCACAGTGTCGATCCGCATCAACGGGAAGGTCGTGACGCGGGCGGTCCCGTCACGCATGCTGCTGGTGCATTTCATCCGTGAAGAGGCCGGACTGACCGGCACCCACGTCGGCTGCGACTCGTCGAGTTGCGGCGTCTGCACCGTGCTGCTCGACGGTTCCACACCCGTCAAGTCGTGCACCATGTTCGCGGTGATGGCGCACGGGCGCGACGTGAAGACGGTGGAATCGCTGGCAGTGGGCGGCACGCTGCACCCGGTCCAGCAGGCCTTCTGGGATCAGCATGGGTTGCAGTGCGGCTACTGCACCCCCGGCATGATGATGACCGCTCTGGCGCTGCTGGAGCGCAACCCCAACCCCAGCGAGCACGACATCCGGGAAGGGCTGTCGGGCAACCTGTGCCGCTGCACCGGCTACAACAACATCGTCAAGGCCGTGCAGCAGGCGGCGGGCGCGATGTCGGCCAGCAGCGCAGCAGATCCCTCGGCAGCCGACGACTGA
- a CDS encoding aerobic carbon-monoxide dehydrogenase large subunit gives MTEIKTEQPEKMAMGRSMKRKEDPRFLQGKGNYIDDINLKNQLYMALVHSPYPHANIKDIDSSAAMEVPGAVAVVTAKELDAHGVGWLPTFHGLDKQMVLANGKVLYQYQEVAACYAETREAAYDMAELVAVDYEPLEVVNDPYKAMTDEVLLRPDREAKTNHIYNWNVGDESGTDAALAASDHVIRQHITFPRVHAAPLEPCGCVAEFDAMGRLQFYVTSQAPHVYRTALFMVLGIPEDKIRVISPDLGGGFGNKVPIYPGYVCAIAGALVLQRPVKWIETRTENMTSSFARDYHMDIEIGASTDGTLTALKVNTVADHGAFDAAADPTKYPAGMFGVVTGSYQFPHAFANLDAYFTNKQPGGVAYRCSFRVTEASYLIERAMDILADDLKMDPTELRRKNFIRKDQFPYQTPLNFVYDSGDYEHTMDVALEKIGYTELLKEQAEKRARGELMGIGFSTFTEVTGAGPSKHFDILGIKMFDGAEIRIHPSGSGIIRTGTKSQGQGHETTWAQIVAEELGLDPQNFIVEEGDTDTAPYGLGTYASRSTPVAGGALALAARKIREKARKIAAHLLEVGEHDLEWKDYKFEVMGVPGQSVTMKEVAFAAYTNPGDNEPGLETTLYYDPPNMVFPHGTYVAVVDVDRETGETKVRRFLAVDDAGTIINPMIVEGQIHGGLTEGFAIAFMQEIAYDEAGNNLATNFTDYLVPTSLESPHWETAATCTPSPHHPIGAKSVGESPNVGSPAAFVNAVIDALSPLGVRHIDMPLSREKVWAAIRNAEQTHPAAD, from the coding sequence ATGACTGAGATCAAGACCGAACAGCCAGAGAAGATGGCGATGGGCCGCTCGATGAAACGCAAGGAAGACCCGCGTTTCCTTCAGGGCAAGGGCAACTACATCGACGACATCAACCTCAAGAATCAGCTGTATATGGCGCTGGTGCACAGTCCATATCCGCACGCCAACATCAAGGACATCGATTCCAGCGCCGCTATGGAGGTGCCGGGAGCTGTCGCGGTGGTCACAGCAAAGGAACTCGACGCGCACGGGGTCGGCTGGCTGCCCACCTTCCACGGCCTCGATAAGCAGATGGTGCTCGCTAACGGCAAGGTGCTGTACCAGTATCAGGAGGTGGCCGCCTGTTACGCCGAAACCCGCGAGGCCGCCTACGACATGGCCGAACTGGTGGCCGTCGATTACGAGCCGCTCGAGGTGGTGAATGACCCCTACAAGGCCATGACCGATGAGGTGCTGCTGCGCCCCGACCGCGAGGCCAAAACCAACCACATCTATAACTGGAACGTGGGCGACGAAAGCGGCACCGACGCCGCACTGGCCGCCAGCGACCATGTCATTCGCCAGCACATCACCTTTCCGCGTGTGCATGCCGCGCCGCTGGAACCCTGCGGCTGCGTGGCGGAATTCGATGCGATGGGGCGGCTTCAGTTCTATGTGACCTCGCAGGCCCCGCACGTCTACCGCACCGCGCTGTTCATGGTGCTGGGCATTCCCGAGGACAAAATCCGCGTGATCTCGCCCGACCTGGGCGGCGGATTTGGCAACAAGGTGCCGATCTATCCTGGCTACGTCTGCGCCATCGCGGGGGCGCTGGTGCTTCAGCGGCCCGTCAAGTGGATCGAGACGCGCACCGAGAACATGACCTCCAGTTTTGCCCGCGACTACCACATGGATATCGAGATCGGGGCCAGCACCGACGGTACCCTGACCGCCCTGAAGGTCAATACGGTGGCCGATCACGGGGCCTTCGATGCCGCTGCCGACCCCACCAAATATCCGGCAGGCATGTTCGGTGTCGTGACCGGCAGCTATCAGTTTCCACACGCGTTCGCCAACCTCGACGCGTATTTCACCAACAAGCAGCCGGGCGGCGTGGCCTACCGCTGTAGCTTCCGAGTCACCGAGGCCAGCTACCTGATCGAGCGGGCGATGGACATTCTGGCCGACGACCTGAAGATGGATCCGACCGAACTGCGGCGCAAGAACTTCATCCGCAAGGATCAGTTTCCCTATCAGACACCGCTGAACTTCGTGTATGACAGCGGCGACTACGAACACACCATGGACGTGGCGCTGGAGAAGATCGGCTATACCGAGTTGCTGAAGGAGCAGGCCGAGAAACGCGCACGCGGCGAGCTGATGGGCATCGGCTTTTCGACCTTCACCGAGGTGACGGGGGCCGGGCCATCCAAGCACTTCGACATTCTGGGCATCAAGATGTTCGACGGCGCAGAAATCCGCATTCATCCCAGCGGGTCGGGCATCATCCGCACCGGCACCAAGTCGCAGGGGCAGGGGCACGAAACCACCTGGGCGCAGATCGTGGCCGAGGAACTGGGGCTGGACCCGCAGAACTTCATCGTCGAGGAGGGCGACACCGACACCGCTCCCTACGGGCTGGGCACCTACGCCAGCCGCAGCACCCCGGTGGCGGGCGGCGCACTGGCACTGGCGGCCCGCAAGATCCGCGAGAAGGCCCGCAAGATCGCCGCGCACCTGCTGGAAGTCGGTGAGCACGACCTGGAATGGAAGGACTACAAATTCGAGGTGATGGGCGTACCCGGCCAGAGCGTGACCATGAAGGAAGTGGCCTTTGCCGCGTACACCAACCCCGGCGACAACGAACCCGGCCTGGAAACCACGCTGTACTACGATCCGCCCAATATGGTGTTTCCGCACGGCACGTATGTGGCAGTGGTAGACGTAGACCGCGAGACCGGCGAAACCAAGGTGCGGCGTTTCCTGGCAGTGGACGACGCCGGAACCATCATCAATCCGATGATCGTCGAGGGGCAGATTCACGGTGGACTGACCGAGGGGTTTGCCATCGCCTTCATGCAGGAGATCGCTTACGACGAGGCGGGCAACAATCTGGCGACCAACTTCACCGATTATCTGGTGCCGACCTCGCTGGAATCGCCCCACTGGGAAACCGCCGCCACCTGCACTCCCAGCCCGCACCACCCCATCGGAGCCAAGAGCGTGGGCGAGAGTCCGAACGTGGGCAGCCCCGCCGCCTTCGTGAATGCCGTGATCGACGCGCTTTCGCCGCTGGGCGTGCGTCATATCGACATGCCGCTGAGCCGCGAAAAGGTCTGGGCAGCCATCCGAAACGCGGAACAGACCCACCCCGCCGCCGACTGA
- a CDS encoding SRPBCC family protein gives MKLEYTGSEQVPLGKPDVWSFINDPQKVASCLPDVQQVTVHDDKNFDAVVSIGLGPVRGKFKFKITLEPQAGGDRMNVRINGGGFGSVVDLLAGADLIDNGDSTTTLDWDGSATMRGPIATVGGRVLDAQAQKLISGTFANVKTRMAGA, from the coding sequence ATGAAACTCGAATACACCGGCTCCGAACAGGTGCCGCTCGGCAAACCCGATGTCTGGAGCTTTATCAACGACCCGCAGAAGGTCGCCTCCTGCCTGCCCGACGTGCAGCAGGTCACGGTTCACGACGACAAAAATTTCGACGCGGTGGTGAGCATCGGGCTTGGTCCCGTTCGCGGCAAGTTCAAATTCAAGATCACGCTGGAGCCGCAGGCCGGGGGCGACCGCATGAACGTGCGGATCAACGGCGGCGGCTTTGGCAGTGTGGTCGATCTGCTGGCCGGAGCCGATCTGATCGACAACGGCGACAGCACCACCACCCTCGACTGGGACGGCTCTGCGACCATGCGCGGCCCGATTGCCACGGTGGGCGGGCGCGTGCTGGACGCCCAGGCCCAGAAACTCATCTCGGGAACGTTCGCCAACGTGAAAACCCGCATGGCGGGAGCGTAA
- a CDS encoding TIGR02466 family protein translates to MWPTPLLRRSMPGHAAVNARLAALFTEDRAAHADQGGSVYASGDDLLQRLSDPALSELFAFISQGVFEIAQTMNAPIWKASGAGKLQMEIVGAWYQIQNGYGFHDIHNHGNCSWSGVYYVQLDPEEKRAAHPQLGRFNGITRFYGHQLGLLGGAHMDLGNAYLQASSFDVVPEAGTLIVFPSWLNHQAMAYDGDTDRIIVSFNAQVHGERGDQAFGHGFH, encoded by the coding sequence CTGTGGCCGACCCCGCTGCTGCGGCGCTCGATGCCCGGTCACGCAGCCGTCAATGCGCGGCTCGCGGCGCTGTTCACCGAAGACCGCGCCGCGCACGCCGACCAGGGCGGCAGCGTGTACGCGTCGGGCGACGACCTGCTGCAGCGCCTGTCCGATCCGGCCCTGTCAGAGCTGTTCGCCTTCATCTCTCAGGGCGTGTTCGAGATCGCGCAGACCATGAACGCGCCGATCTGGAAGGCGTCGGGAGCTGGCAAATTGCAGATGGAGATCGTGGGCGCGTGGTATCAGATTCAGAACGGCTACGGCTTTCACGATATTCACAACCACGGCAACTGTTCATGGAGCGGCGTGTATTATGTGCAGCTCGACCCGGAAGAGAAACGGGCGGCGCACCCGCAACTGGGCCGCTTCAACGGCATCACGCGCTTTTACGGTCATCAGCTCGGGCTGCTGGGCGGCGCACATATGGATCTGGGGAACGCCTACCTTCAGGCCAGCAGCTTCGACGTGGTGCCGGAAGCCGGAACGCTGATCGTGTTTCCGTCGTGGTTGAATCATCAGGCGATGGCCTACGACGGCGACACAGACCGCATCATCGTGTCGTTCAACGCCCAGGTACACGGGGAACGCGGCGACCAGGCGTTCGGACACGGCTTTCACTGA
- a CDS encoding XdhC family protein translates to MQMQFLEQLTRLQRSGTSFVTATVVSRRAPVSSHLGDRSIVYADGRMEGFVGGSCSRDIVRRQALEALKTGHPRLVLIRPDPGAGFVQADLLHAESAESVVIPMTCASEGAVDIYLEPYVPAPLLLVAGLTPVADAVARQAALMEYDVVRIVTAAEQSDLPSTARSVALRELPDFLAPLSDSRQGRISAVVASQGHYDEPVLEALLGAGVSFVGLLASHRRAQTVRELLELQGLSAEQTASIRSPVGLDLGARTPPEVAVSILAEVIVATRQPLTSTFSTAQVGAAAASARRPDLAEVPTPSVSDAQIAGDGGYPAEGRRPRPGFAFSPVDGEEIEMASAVHFAELNGTTYYFTCANCKRRFLKNPQQFLGQPQEQTP, encoded by the coding sequence ATGCAGATGCAGTTTCTTGAGCAGCTGACCCGGTTGCAGCGCAGCGGGACCAGCTTCGTGACCGCCACCGTGGTCTCGCGGCGAGCGCCGGTCAGTTCGCATCTCGGCGACCGATCCATCGTGTATGCCGATGGCCGGATGGAAGGCTTTGTGGGCGGGTCGTGCAGCCGGGACATCGTGCGGCGGCAGGCGCTGGAAGCGCTGAAGACAGGCCATCCCCGACTGGTGCTCATCCGGCCCGATCCCGGTGCAGGGTTCGTGCAGGCCGACCTGCTGCACGCCGAATCCGCCGAGAGCGTGGTGATTCCGATGACCTGTGCGAGCGAGGGAGCAGTGGACATCTATCTGGAACCGTACGTTCCCGCTCCGCTGCTGCTGGTGGCAGGCCTGACCCCCGTTGCCGACGCCGTGGCCCGGCAGGCAGCGCTGATGGAGTACGACGTGGTGCGTATCGTTACCGCCGCCGAGCAGAGCGACCTGCCCAGCACGGCCCGCAGCGTCGCGCTCCGCGAACTGCCCGACTTTCTGGCTCCTCTGTCCGACTCCAGGCAAGGACGGATTTCGGCGGTGGTCGCCTCGCAGGGCCACTACGATGAACCGGTGCTGGAAGCGCTGCTGGGAGCGGGGGTAAGCTTCGTTGGTCTGCTCGCCAGTCACAGGCGGGCACAGACGGTGCGTGAACTGCTGGAACTTCAGGGCCTGAGCGCCGAGCAGACCGCCAGTATTCGCAGCCCGGTGGGTCTCGATCTGGGTGCCAGAACGCCCCCCGAGGTCGCCGTGAGCATTCTGGCGGAGGTCATCGTGGCGACCCGCCAGCCGCTCACCTCCACTTTCAGCACTGCTCAGGTGGGCGCAGCGGCAGCGTCTGCGCGACGCCCGGACCTTGCCGAGGTGCCCACACCCAGCGTTTCTGACGCACAGATCGCGGGCGATGGAGGCTACCCAGCTGAAGGTCGCCGCCCCCGCCCCGGCTTCGCGTTCAGCCCGGTGGACGGCGAGGAAATCGAGATGGCAAGCGCGGTGCATTTCGCAGAGCTGAACGGAACCACCTACTATTTCACGTGTGCCAACTGCAAGCGGCGCTTTCTCAAGAATCCGCAGCAGTTTCTGGGCCAGCCACAGGAACAGACGCCGTGA
- a CDS encoding AAA family ATPase, translating into MTDVSVLRAAFQERGYVTSDEFATALELMLALEKPLLIEGPAGVGKTESAKVLAGALGTRLIRLQCYEGLDASSALYEWNYPRQMLRIRLTEGSREGSVAEREAQIFSEDFLLKRPLLEAITQDASPVLLIDEIDRADEAFEAFLLELLSDFQISIPELGTVRATHRPRVILTSNRSRELSDALRRRCLYLWQGYPSPEQELLILHARLPGISARLSEQIVAVMATLRALPFHKVPGVAEALDWGLALMSLHAGHLDARTVQLTRGCIFKAREDWTLLEGRMALLEPIWNEAIGKRPALPESDFGYGNVSVRR; encoded by the coding sequence GTGACCGATGTTTCGGTGCTCAGGGCGGCCTTTCAGGAGCGGGGCTACGTCACGTCCGACGAGTTCGCGACAGCGCTGGAGTTGATGCTGGCCCTCGAAAAACCGCTGCTGATCGAAGGCCCGGCAGGTGTGGGCAAGACCGAGAGCGCCAAGGTGCTGGCCGGGGCGCTGGGCACCCGTCTGATTCGGCTTCAGTGCTACGAAGGATTGGACGCCAGCAGCGCTCTGTACGAGTGGAACTATCCCAGGCAGATGCTGCGGATTCGCCTGACGGAAGGCAGCCGTGAAGGGAGCGTGGCGGAACGCGAAGCCCAGATCTTTAGCGAAGATTTTCTGCTGAAACGCCCACTCTTGGAGGCCATCACCCAGGACGCCTCACCGGTTCTGCTGATCGACGAGATCGACCGTGCCGATGAAGCCTTCGAGGCCTTTTTACTCGAACTTCTGTCCGACTTCCAGATCAGCATTCCGGAACTCGGCACAGTGCGGGCCACACACCGCCCACGCGTGATTCTGACCAGCAACCGCAGCCGCGAACTCTCCGACGCACTGCGCCGCCGCTGCCTGTATCTGTGGCAGGGCTATCCCAGCCCTGAGCAGGAACTTTTGATCCTGCACGCCCGCCTGCCGGGCATCTCGGCGCGGCTGAGCGAGCAGATCGTGGCGGTCATGGCGACCTTGCGGGCACTGCCGTTTCACAAAGTACCGGGCGTGGCCGAGGCACTCGACTGGGGACTGGCCCTGATGAGCCTGCATGCCGGGCACCTTGACGCCCGCACGGTGCAGCTGACACGCGGCTGCATTTTCAAGGCGCGGGAAGACTGGACACTGCTCGAAGGCAGGATGGCCCTGCTGGAGCCGATCTGGAACGAGGCCATCGGCAAGCGCCCGGCACTGCCGGAGAGCGACTTCGGCTATGGAAACGTCAGCGTTCGGCGCTGA